Proteins from a single region of Methanomassiliicoccus luminyensis B10:
- a CDS encoding CopG family ribbon-helix-helix protein: MVVISVSLSAKELKAFEEVAREAGFSSRSDAVRDALHRFVTGANPINGAEGDISCVVSIIYAERKKLNVHEIIHEYSDIVHSSMHTHIDHRCVEQIVLAGDSADIKKLLAKLSAEKNVRITLNIF; encoded by the coding sequence ATGGTAGTCATAAGCGTTTCATTGTCGGCCAAGGAACTGAAAGCGTTCGAAGAGGTCGCCCGAGAAGCGGGGTTCTCGTCCCGCTCCGACGCGGTCCGGGACGCCCTTCACCGCTTCGTGACCGGGGCCAACCCCATAAACGGGGCCGAGGGCGACATAAGCTGCGTCGTGTCCATCATCTACGCGGAAAGGAAGAAGCTCAATGTCCACGAGATCATCCATGAGTACTCGGACATCGTGCACTCGTCGATGCACACTCACATAGACCATCGTTGCGTGGAGCAGATCGTGCTGGCGGGGGATTCGGCCGACATCAAGAAGCTCCTCGCCAAGCTGTCGGCGGAGAAGAACGTCAGGATAACTCTGAACATATTCTGA
- a CDS encoding flavodoxin family protein, with product MAFVLGISGSPRRGGNTEMLLDAALDGAREAGAEVRKVVLSELRYSGCLSCGKCEADGSCPLEDDMRLLYPVLERADAIILASPIYFDGPSSQAKAFIDRGQAFWARKYLLNRCGKEKLGAFLSTAARLNTEFDCAERTVRTWYLTIDAKPFGSLTYPGFEEAGSIADHPSALNEARALGGKMAKAIE from the coding sequence ATGGCGTTCGTACTAGGCATATCAGGCAGCCCCCGCAGGGGCGGGAACACCGAGATGCTCCTGGACGCCGCTCTGGACGGCGCCCGGGAGGCCGGAGCGGAGGTCCGCAAGGTGGTGCTGTCCGAGCTTCGCTACAGCGGGTGCCTGTCCTGCGGGAAGTGCGAGGCGGACGGCAGCTGTCCGCTGGAGGATGACATGAGGCTGCTATACCCTGTCCTGGAGCGGGCCGACGCGATCATCCTGGCATCCCCGATATACTTCGACGGGCCGAGCTCGCAGGCCAAGGCGTTCATCGACCGGGGGCAGGCCTTCTGGGCCCGTAAATATCTCTTAAACCGTTGCGGAAAGGAGAAGCTCGGAGCGTTCCTCAGCACCGCCGCCAGGCTGAACACCGAGTTCGACTGCGCCGAGCGCACCGTGAGGACCTGGTATCTCACCATCGACGCGAAGCCGTTCGGCTCCCTGACCTACCCTGGCTTCGAGGAGGCGGGGTCCATCGCCGACCACCCCAGCGCTCTGAACGAGGCCCGCGCCCTGGGCGGGAAGATGGCCAAGGCCATCGAGTAA